The genomic region GTGTCGGGTTCAGCATCAAGCAGAAGCAGCGTTCCCGGCTGCCTGATCAGCTCCAGCAGCGCCGGCGCCGGCCGCGTCCAGACGCAGTCGGAGTCGAGTAGGATGCTTCCGGCGGCGGCCCCGGGCCGGGCCATCTCACGCAGCACCTCCAGCTTGTAGAAGGCGTTGCGAAACTCGGTGCCAAATGACGGGGGCGGGCAAAACTCTGCGAACGGCAACTGCCGGATCTGTACTCCCAGCTGGTCCAGAAAAGCCCGGTAATCAACGCCACCCCAGCAGGCGGGCGCTTCATCATTGGTATAAAACAGGTGCGAAATGCCTGCATTACAGCGCACTGAAGTGGCAAAAAATACGGCCGTACACTGCCAGTATACCCGCCGCCGCTGCTGTGCGCCCACATCAAGGAGTTGCGGATACACCGAGGCCGGAGTATCGGCAGTGTCCACGCAAAGGCTTGTTACGATGGCCATGAGGCTGAAGGTAGAAGGGCAGGAAATTGATGAGGCGGCCACTTGAATCTGGCCGGCGCTTTATGAGGCCTCGTGCCCCGGAAGTTGCCGTGCGCGCTGGCTTACACCGAGTAGTAGGCCGCTTGGCTCTTGTAGTGATACTCGTAGGTGTCGTGGAAATTCACGTTGTTGAGCAGCACGTACACCTGGCCGGCCGGGGTGCCGGGGTGGGCACTGTCGGCCAGTTCCTGCAGGTGTTGCAGGCTGGTGCGCTGCGTGTAGCGGTGGCGCACCACAAACACCGATACGTCGATGTACTGCCGCAGAATATGGTATTCCGATACCAGGCCCACTGGCGGCGCATCCAGAATCACGTAATCGTATTCCTGCTTGAGCAGCTCGATCAGCGCGCCGAAGCGCGGGTTTTCCAGCAGTGCCATGGCATCGTCCGGGATGGGGCCAGCGGCCAGCACGTCCAGGTTCGGGATGTGGTCGGCCTGCTGCATGGCTTCGGCCAGCGAGATTTCGCCCCGCAGATACGCCGACAGCCCCGGCCGCTGCGGCGGAAACCCAAAGTAGCCGCTCATGGTAGGTTTGCGCAGGTCTGTTTCAATCAGCACCGTGCGCTTGCCCGATAAGGCCAGCTCGGCGGTCAGGTTGGCGCAGCAGAACGTTTTGCCTTCCCCCGAAACTGCGGAAGTAAAGCCGATGACCTTTTGCCTCGTGCCGCCACTCACGTACTGCAGGTTGATGCGTACCGTCCGGAACGACTCCGTTACGGCCGATTTGGGCATTTCGTGGCGCACCAGCTTGGTCGATTTGCCGGCGTCGGCAATCAGCCCTAGAAACGGCACGCTCGTGACGCTCCTGATCTGGTCGACGGTCTGCACGGTCTGGTCGGCCCGGTCGCGGAGCAGAATAAAGCCGGCTGGTATCATGAGGCCCAGCACCAGCGCAATCAGGTAGAGCTGCGCAGGTAGGGGCGGCAATGGGTCGTTGCTTTCCAAGGCGGCCTGGTCCACCACTTTCTTGTCGCTGGTGTTGGTGGCCAGGGTTACGGCGGCCTCCGTCTTTTTCTGCAGCAGGAAGGTGTAGTTCTTGTCGTTGATGTCGGCCTGGCTGCGCAGTAACGCCAGCTGGCGCTCATTTTCCGGCAGCTGGCTGATGCTGCTGCGCACGGCGCCCAGCCGCTGGTCGTAGCTACGCAGCGACGCCTCCGAAGACCGGACTAGGTTGGTGAGGTTGCGTAGCAGCGCCGCCCGTCGGCTCTGGATCTTGTTGTTCAGCGCCTGCACTACGGGGTTGCCGTCGGAGGCTTCCACTGCCAGCCCGGCCTTTTGGCTATTGAGTTGGGCCAGCTCCATAATCTGGCTGTTGAGCACTGGGTCTTCCACCCCCAGGCCGGTAGCCG from Hymenobacter canadensis harbors:
- a CDS encoding GumC family protein, whose translation is MATHQTPSTADELNLSNILFKLRSRWYYFVASLALALAAAFFLAQLMPVRYGFKSTLMLSDRATGSRHAQDLLTTDNKEHETKTEDQIGLLTSAGLVNQALRSLDFGVSYHTVPEVWVNALRPLKTQEIYGAEVPIRVLIDSAVPQAIGVRYFVETLPDGRLRVQAEGKQVPVVQYQTGAMLNTVPEFSFERTVNPGETVQGPYSRFRIEGSTVALGGQKFYFVLHSLPELTDTYRSGLIVKPIERYSRVLNLTTKGSVPAKELRFLDALMHTYITNDLDDKNKDGRTALSFIDSQLGKVGDSLRRAESAVASFRGQRGLVDATQQATSDLQMRSQLENERSRAMNARLAYMNVLSYLRASPDGDAVSSATGLGVEDPVLNSQIMELAQLNSQKAGLAVEASDGNPVVQALNNKIQSRRAALLRNLTNLVRSSEASLRSYDQRLGAVRSSISQLPENERQLALLRSQADINDKNYTFLLQKKTEAAVTLATNTSDKKVVDQAALESNDPLPPLPAQLYLIALVLGLMIPAGFILLRDRADQTVQTVDQIRSVTSVPFLGLIADAGKSTKLVRHEMPKSAVTESFRTVRINLQYVSGGTRQKVIGFTSAVSGEGKTFCCANLTAELALSGKRTVLIETDLRKPTMSGYFGFPPQRPGLSAYLRGEISLAEAMQQADHIPNLDVLAAGPIPDDAMALLENPRFGALIELLKQEYDYVILDAPPVGLVSEYHILRQYIDVSVFVVRHRYTQRTSLQHLQELADSAHPGTPAGQVYVLLNNVNFHDTYEYHYKSQAAYYSV